The proteins below are encoded in one region of Pleuronectes platessa chromosome 14, fPlePla1.1, whole genome shotgun sequence:
- the rgcc gene encoding regulator of cell cycle RGCC, with product MKSPKLKARADLVHEQDLSDVLCEFDAVMEDFTSPVEKRHFRYEEHLKTAKRRSSASVSDSGISDSDSAESLNRNSFSFSDERLNSLSVFSPSATSPPLTSPKPRLGDTKELEDFIADLDKTLESM from the exons ATGAAATCTCCAAAACTCAAAGCCCGAG CGGACCTGGTGCACGAGCAGGACCTGAGCGACGTCCTGTGCGAGTTCGACGCGGTGATGGAGGACTTCACGTCGCCGGTGGAGAAGCGTCACTTCCGGTACGAGGAGCACCTGAAGACCgcgaagaggaggagcagcgcgAGCGTCAGCGACAGCGGCATCAGCGACTCCGACA GTGCAGAGTCCCTGAACAGAAACAGCTTCAGCTTCAGTGACGAGCGGCTGAATTCTCTCAGCGTGTTCTCGCCCTCGGCCACGTCGCCGCCGCTGACGTCACCGAAAC CCAGACTCGGGGACACCAAAGAGCTGGAGGACTTCATCGCCGACCTGGACAAGACATTAGAGA GCATGTGA
- the f5 gene encoding coagulation factor V gives MQLCFWAGARCLLPVLVLLSVLHVRAAEQLPPRERHYYIAAVEIDWKYSDNDTQSYKKVVFREYEKDFRKAKAHPSWLGLLGPTLRAAEGETLVVTFRNMATTSHSLHPHGVAYGKQSEGAHYFDNTSQKEKEDDVVQPNGEHVYHWEVTADVSPQPDDPACLTYTYISHQNVVEDFNAGLIGALLVCKPKSLNESGQQIHFHQEYVLLFGVFDEKESRYKTIGHAPDNHVKYTINGFTKGSLPDVSVCAHASVSLHLLGMSSEPEVFSVHMNGQVLQQAGHRVSSVGLISGSTATASMVAIHTGRWLLSSHISRHIEAGLHGFVDVKTCGGFEAPRRRLTHAQKKESREWIYFIAAEEVVWDYSPNLQPHVDEDFRLKYLKQSSTRVGQKYKKAVYTQYKNESFTQRIETKQRKNELGILGPVIRAQIRDVIKIVFKNMASRPYSIYPHGLTILKSEEGANYPEGGNNSHGVQPGETHTYVWRVVEEDEPLDGDSRCLTRMYHSAVDAPRDIASGLIGPILICKSQSLNRRNVQLKADKEQHAILAVFDENKSWYLDHNIAHYCDPTQVNKADPDFYKSNVMHTINGYMFESGPLLGFCNGEIATWHVSSVGAQDYIQTATFYGHMFQLNERPEDFLSLYPMTGETISMTMDNPGVWLMASLNSHETTKGMRVKFQDVECYREYQFDSSEEKEDSNEFNKWKLPSIADIKKDEEQPKNKNVVVDFDTDMFAAELGLRSRKNQTTDSDMEKLDLSRLDSDLMDLPDGPEPNSMNKTWFSNREEADGVNLTVVDSLSENTTRIQSTSAASTLNSSLKTESTTASYNKSLKNESITTSSNVSQNASKPDNDAVSDTKNKTFHNATELSAAGNVSAEITNLRGTKPETANHTVTEQETTNDTEVEQETTNITAAEQETTNITAAEQETTNITAVEQETTNDTAAEQETTAAEQETTIITAAEQESTNITAAEEETTNDTASQRKTTNITAVEQETTAAEQETTIITAAEQETTNITAVEQETTEAEQETTEAEQETTNITAVEQETTAVEQETTEAEQETTNITSAEQETTNLTQPGNVSSLVETESNEETLTGDNWTILAVESEERLTRGDVFSYSDDQSNTNSSLSLLEAQTRDENNTATDMSADATLSSLDIGEFNSTDRSTGIDSLSSGAELENKPHPNISRSNSSGLRNETSSAGRNETVDGDSSRSSGGVRTGSSEELSASASSEEVLIYLGQNNMEVIKSTSVKTQGHNWTYEGAHQTETMEIPDHMVKYFPRPTPRTTPAPKRKKNTVHIRQRPQKGEGMKTKRRKEYKPVARSSLPFSPRGFNPDLTPRGARPNVPVTFSDEEELLNEPVVIGVPRHDFSDYELYVPGDEPDHLGMDEPDVKANEYEYVVYKDPYSSHEDVKSLYLDETSKYILKNSGPNVRTYFIAAEEVTWDYSGYGQRRQDKAQLNTRKTTFSKVVFRSYTDSSFSTPDVRGEIDEHLGILGPVIKAEVGQSIMVVFRNNADRPYSVHPNGVTYTKRTEGLSYEDGSKYWYKYDNEVRPNSTFTYLWKLPIEVGPKPSDSDCRTWAYYSGVNPERDIHTGLIGPLLVCREGTLSGNPPDLMEFMLLFMTFDESQSWLYEKNHERMQRKNRRKYFDPYFKDKLKFQSINGIIYNLKGLRMSTQQLVHWHLINMGSPKDFQSVHFHGQTFLHRGTSSYRQAVYPLLPGSSATLEMFPAKPGLWQLETEVGSIQQQGMQTLFLILDNDCNRPLGLESSSVKDSQITAINTRGNWEPHLARLNNQGRYNAWSTEKNNSWIQVDFQRPVVISQVATQGAKQMFNSHFVVKYFISYSTDRRKWIFYKGDSKGLRKVFIGNQEAYETKRNTFSPPLIGRFIRLHPIHWNTKATVRMELYGCELDGCSVPLGIESGLIGDHLITASSTATSWYSGPWRPSLARLNKQGTINAWQAKYNDRSQWLQVELPQVKKITGIITQGAKSVGTEMYVMSYMLQYSNDGVNWNQYTDDEDVQYKTFPGNINNNDHVKNYIYPPIFSRFIRIVPSRWMSSITMRVELLGCDFE, from the exons ATGCAGCTCTGTTTCTGGGCTGGAGCTCGGTGTCTCCTGCCCGTCCTGGTCCTTCTGTCCGTCCTTCATGtccgagcagcagagcagcttccACCCAGAGAGAGACACTACTACATTGCTGCTGTGGAGATAGACTGGAAGTACTCTGACAATGACACACAAAG CTATAAGAAAGTGGTGTTTCGAGAGTATGAGAAAGATTTCAGGAAGGCGAAGGCTCATCCCTCGTGGTTAG GTCTGCTCGGACCCACCCTGAGGGCGGCGGAGGGCGAGACCCTCGTGGTCACTTTCAGGAACATGGCGACCACGTCACACAGCCTTCACCCCCACGGGGTCGCTTACGGGAAGCAGTCGGAGG GAGCCCACTACTTTGACAACACgtcacagaaagagaaagaggacgaCGTGGTGCAGCCCAACGGGGAACACGTCTACCACTGGGAGGTGACGGCAGACGTGTCACCGCAGCCAGACGACCCCGCCTGCCTCACCTACACCTACATCTCCCACCAGAACGTGGTGGAGGACTTCAACGCCGGCCTCATCGGCGCGCTGCTCGTCTGCAAACCCA aaAGCCTGAATGAGTCGGGGCAGCAGATCCACTTCCACCAGGAGTACGTGCTCCTCTTTGGGGTTTTCGATGAGAAGGAGAGCAGGTACAAGACGATCGGCCACGCCCCCGACAACCACGTCAAATACACCATCAACGGCTTCACCAAGGGGTCACTGCCAG atgtgagtgtgtgcgctcATGCCTCCGTGAGTCTGCATCTCCTGGGCATGAGCTCGGAGCCGGAGGTTTTCTCGGTGCACATGAACGGGCAGGTGCTGCAGCAGGCCGGCCACAGGGTGTCCTCCGTGGGTCTGATCAGCGGCTCCACCGCCACCGCCAGCATGGTGGCCATCCACACAGGCCGCTGGCTGCTGTCCTCACACATCAGCAGGCACATCGAAG CTGGCCTGCACGGGTTTGTGGATGTGAAGACGTGCGGCGGGTTCGAGGCTCCACGCCGACGGCTGACTCACGCACAGAAGAAAGAAAGCAGGGAGTGGATCTACTTCATCGCCGCTGAGGAAGTTGTCTGGGACTATTCACCTAACCTGCAGCCACATGTTGATGA GGACTTCAGGCTGAAGTACTTGAAACAGTCATCGACACGCGTAGGTCAGAAGTACAAGAAGGCCGTGTACACGCAGTACAAGAACGAGTCGTTCACACAGAGGATTGAGACCAAGCAAAGGAAGAACGAGCTCGGGATCCTGGGCCCAGTGATCAGAGCCCAAATCAGAGACGTTATCAAG ATTGTTTTTAAGAACATGGCGTCCAGGCCTTACAGCATCTATCCACACGGTCTGACGATCCTGAAGTCAGAGGAGGGAGCCAACTACCCAGAAGGAG GCAACAATTCCCACGGGGttcagcctggtgagacgcacacGTACGTCTGGAgagtggtggaggaggacgagccTCTGGACGGAGACTCCCGATGTCTGACTCGGATGTACCACAGCGCAGTGGACGCACCACGAGACATCGCATCAGGACTGATCGGACCGATCCTCATCTGCAAGAGTCAGTCGCTCAACCGCAGGAACGTGCAG TTGAAAGCAGACAAGGAGCAACACGCCATCCTCGCGGTGTTCGATGAAAACAAGAGCTGGTACCTGGATCACAACATCGCTCACTACTGTGATCCAACCCAGGTCAACAAGGCCGACCCCGACTTCTACAAATCCAATGTCATGCACA CGATTAACGGTTACATGTTTGAGAGCGGCCCGCTGTTGGGCTTCTGCAACGGAGAGATAGCAACGTGGCACGTGTCGAGCGTCGGGGCTCAGGACTACATCCAGACGGCCACCTTCTACGGTCACATGTTCCAGTTGAACGAGCGGCCGGAGGACTTCCTCAGCCTCTACCCCATGACTGGAGAAACCATCAGCATGACCATGGACAACCCCG GTGTCTGGCTCATGGCTTCTCTGAACTCTCATGAGACGACCAAAGGGATGCGGGTGAAGTTCCAGGATGTTGAGTGTTATCGCGAGTACCAGTTCGATTCcagtgaggagaaggaggactCCAATGAATTCAACAAGTGGAAGCTTCCGAGCATCGCAGACATCAAGAAGGACGAGGAGCAGCCGAAGAATAAGAATGTGGTGGtggactttgacacagacatgTTTGCAGCAGAGTTGGGTCTCAGGTCCCGGAAAAACCAGACGACCGACTCAGACATGGAGAAGCTGGACCTCTCTCGCCTCGACAGCGACCTCATGGATCTGCCCGACGGACCAGAACCAAACTCAATGAACAAGACATGGTTTTCAAATCGTGAAGAGGCCGATGGAGTGAACCTCACAGTGGTGGATTCTCTGAGTGAGAACACGACTCGTATACAGAGCACGAGTGCAGCGTCCACACTTAACAGCTCATTGAAAACAGAGAGCACGACCGCCTCATACAACAAATCGCTGAAGAACGAGAGTATAACTACAAGTAGCAACGTTTCTCAAAATGCTTCTAAACCTGATAATGATGCTGTGTCTGACACGAAGAACAAAACTTTCCACAATGCTACGGAATTATCAGCTGCTGGAAATGTTTCTGCAGAGATAACAAACCTGAGAGGAACCAAACCAGAAACTGCTAATCATACCGTAACAGAACAAGAAACTACCAACGATACAGAAGTAGAACAAGAAACTACAAAcattacagcagcagaacaagaaACTACAAAcattacagcagcagaacaagaaACTACAAACATTACAGCAGTAGAACAAGAAACTACCAACgatacagcagcagaacaagaaactacagcagcagaacaagaaACTACAATcattacagcagcagaacaagaaTCTACCAacattacagcagcagaagaagaaactacCAACGATACAGCATCACAACGAAAAACTACAAACATTACAGCAGTAGAACAAGAAactacagcagcagaacaagaaACTACAATcattacagcagcagaacaagaaACTACAAACATTACAGCAGTAGAACAAGAAACTACAGAAGCAGAACAAGAAACTACAGAAGCAGAACAAGAAACTACAAACATTACAGCAGTAGAACAAGAAACTACAGCAGTAGAACAAGAAACTACAGAAGCAGAACAAGAAACTACAAACATTACATCAGCAGAACAAGAAACTACTAATCTGACACAACCTGGAAATGTAAGTTCCCTGGTGGAGACTGAAAGTAATGAGGAAACCCTGACTGGTGATAACTGGACGATCTTGGCTGTGGAATCTGAGGAGAGACTCACCAGAGGAGACGTGTTCTCTTACTCTGATGATCAGTCCAACACCAACAGTTCCCTCAGTCTGCTAGAGGCACAGACGAGAGATGAGAATAACACAGCAACTGACATGTCAGCAGATGCAACGTTGTCCTCTCTGGACATTGGAGAGTTtaacagcacagacagaagcactGGTATCGACTCTTTGAGCTCTGGAGCAGAGCTGGAGAACAAACCTCATCCAAACATATCCAGATCAAACTCTTCAGGTTTGAGGAATGAGACATCGTCTGCAGGAAGAAACGAGACGGTGGACGGGGACTCGTCCAGATCCAGTGGTGGAGTCAGAACCGGAAGTTCTGAGGAGCTCAGTGCCTCCGCGAGTAGCGAAGAAGTTCTGATATACCTCGGACAAAACAACATGGAGGTGATAAAATCCACCTCTGTTAAAACACAGGGCCACAACTGGACTTACGAGGGAGCCCACCAAACAGAGACCATGGAGATTCCCGACCACATGGTTAAATATTTCCCGAGACCGACACCTCGAACAACGCCAGCtccaaagaggaagaagaatacGGTGCACATCCGCCAGAGGCCTCAGAAGGGTGAGGGCATGAAAaccaagaggaggaaggagtacAAGCCTGTGGCCAGGAGCAGTTTGCCGTTCTCTCCTCGTGGATTCAACCCAGACCTGACGCCACGCGGGGCCCGACCCAACGTGCCGGTCACCTtctctgatgaggaggagctcctTAACGAGCCCGTGGTGATCGGCGTGCCGCGGCATGACTTCAGTGACTACGAGCTGTATGTTCCTGGAGATGAACCGGACCATCTCGGGATGGATGAGCCAGACGTGAAAGCAAACGAGTATGAATACGTGGTCTACAAAGACCCCTACAGCAGCCACGAGGACGTCAAGAGCCTGTACCTGGACGAGACCTCCAAATACATCTTGAAAAACTCAGGTCCCAACGTCAGGACGTACTTCATCGCTGCAGAGGAGGTGACGTGGGACTACAGCGGCTACGGGCAGAG GAGACAAGACAAAGCGCAACTGAACACCCGGAAAACCACGTTCTCCAAAGTGGTTTTCAGAAGCTACACGGACAGTAGCTTCAGCACCCCCGACGTCCGGGGAGAGATAGACGAGCATCTGGGAATCCTGGGACCAGTCATCAAGGCTGAGGTCGGACAAAGCATCATG GTGGTGTTCAGGAACAACGCCGACCGGCCGTACTCCGTCCATCCCAACGGGGTCACCTACACCAAGAGGACCGAGGGTCTGTCCTACGAGGACGGCTCCAAGTACTGGTACAAGTACGACAACGAGGTTCGACCCAATTCCACCTTCACGTATCTGTGGAAGCTCCCGATCGAGGTCGGGCCAAAGCCGAGCGACTCTGACTGTCGAACCTGGGCCTATTACTCAGGTGTCAACCCT gaGCGGGACATCCACACGGGCCTGATCGGGCCTCTGCTGGTGTGTCGGGAGGGAACCCTGAGCGGGAACCCGCCGGACCTCATGGAGTTCATGCTGCTGTTCATGACCTTCGACGAGTCTCAGAGCTGGCTCTACGAGAAGAACCACGAGAGGATGCAGAGGAAAAATCGCAGGAAATACTTTGACCCGTACTTCAAGGACAAACTCAAGTTCCAAT CCATCAACGGGATCATTTACAACCTGAAGGGTCTGAGGATGAGCACCCAACAGCTCGTGCACTGGCACCTCATCAACATGGGATCTCCCAAAGACTTTCAAAGTGTCCACTTCCACGGCCAGACGTTCCTGCACCGGGGGACCAGCAGCTACAGACAGGCTGTGTACCCTCTGCTGCCCG GGAGCTCTGCGACTCTGGAGATGTTTCCTGCCAAACCTGGTCTGTGGCAGCTGGAGACAGAAGTCGGTTCTATCCAGCAGCAGGGAATGCAGACTCTCTTCCTGATTCTAGACAACG ACTGTAACCGTCCACTGGGTCTGGAGTCCAGCAGCGTGAAAGATTCTCAGATCACAGCAATCAACACCAGAG GAAACTGGGAGCCGCATCTCGCCAGACTGAACAATCAGGGTAGATACAACGCGTGGAGCACAGAGAAGAACAACAGCTGgattcag gtggaCTTCCAGAGGCCAGTCGTGATCAGTCAGGTGGCCACGCAGGGAGCCAAGCAGATGTTCAACTCCCACTTTGTGGTCAAGTACTTCATCTCCTACAGCACGGACCGCAGGAAGTGGATCTTCTACAAGGGCGACAGCAAGGGCCTCAGGAAG GTCTTCATTGGGAACCAGGAAGCTTacgagacaaagagaaacaccTTCTCTCCACCTCTGATTGGACGGTTCATCAGACTCCACCCCATCCACTGGAACACCAAGGCCACAGTTCGCATGGAGCTCTACGGCTGCGAGCTCGACG GATGCTCGGTGCCTCTGGGGATCGAGAGCGGACTCATCGGGGATCATCTCATCACGGCCAGCTCCACGGCCACCAGCTGGTACTCTGGACCCTGGAGGCCGTCCCTCGCTCGCCTCAACAAGCAGGGCACCATCAACGCCTGGCAGGCCAAG tacAACGACAGGAGCCAGtggctgcaggtggagctgcCGCAGGTGAAGAAGATCACAGGGATCATCACTCAGGGAGCCAAGTCAGTGGGGACAGAGATGTACGTCATGTCCTACATGCTCCAGTACAGCAACGACGGGGTCAACTGGAACCAGTACACCGACGACGAGGACGTCCAGTACAAG ACGTTCCCAGGAAATATCAACAACAACGACCACGTGAAGAACTACATCTACCCCCCCATCTTCTCACGCTTCATCCGAATCGTCCCCAGCAGGTGGATGAGCTCCATCACCATGAGGGTGGAGCTGCTGGGCTGCGACTTCGAGtga